A part of Paenibacillus sp. IHBB 10380 genomic DNA contains:
- a CDS encoding SDR family oxidoreductase, which yields MPDNQQTKKTLPPQHQDEQPGIESKMNPRPQYEANDYKAAGKLEGKVALITGGDSGIGRAIAVAFAKEGANLAIMYLNEHDDAKETKRQVEQEGRKCFLIAGDIGDEDFCKTSVQQTVEELGKLDTLVNNAAEQHPQGRIEDITKEQLERTFRTNIFSMFFLTKAAMPHLKKGSTIINTASITAYRGNPTLIDYSSTKGAIVSFTRALSMNVIEKGIRVNAVAPGPIWTPLIPSTFDEQKVSEFGSTQPMKRPGQPEELAPAYVYLASDDSSYVSGQVMHVNGGEVVNG from the coding sequence ATGCCAGACAATCAACAAACCAAGAAGACCTTACCTCCACAGCATCAGGATGAGCAACCTGGAATAGAGAGTAAGATGAACCCACGCCCTCAATATGAGGCTAATGATTATAAAGCAGCAGGTAAGCTTGAAGGTAAAGTTGCTTTAATTACAGGTGGAGATAGCGGCATTGGCCGAGCGATAGCAGTCGCTTTTGCCAAGGAAGGTGCAAATCTAGCAATTATGTATCTGAATGAACATGACGATGCGAAGGAAACGAAGCGCCAAGTAGAGCAGGAAGGTCGTAAATGTTTTCTAATTGCAGGTGATATTGGAGATGAGGATTTCTGCAAAACGTCTGTACAGCAAACGGTAGAGGAACTTGGCAAGTTAGATACGCTTGTTAATAATGCAGCCGAGCAACATCCTCAAGGACGCATTGAAGATATTACGAAGGAACAATTAGAGCGTACATTCCGTACGAATATATTTAGCATGTTCTTCCTGACTAAGGCGGCAATGCCGCATCTGAAGAAGGGAAGTACCATTATTAATACAGCTTCCATTACAGCTTATCGAGGCAATCCTACACTTATTGATTATTCATCAACGAAGGGAGCAATCGTTAGCTTTACACGAGCACTATCTATGAACGTAATAGAAAAAGGAATTCGTGTGAACGCTGTAGCTCCCGGTCCAATCTGGACGCCGCTAATCCCATCTACCTTTGATGAGCAGAAAGTGAGTGAATTCGGATCTACGCAGCCCATGAAGCGACCTGGACAACCAGAGGAATTAGCGCCAGCTTATGTATACTTGGCATCTGATGATTCTTCATATGTTAGTGGACAAGTCATGCATGTGAATGGCGGAGAAGTTGTGAATGGATAG